From Plasmodium malariae genome assembly, chromosome: 8:
CTTTATTTGTTCATCGAGCGTATAAACAATCATTTGGCCCTTTTGTTTGACAAGTACAACAAACTGTACAGAAAGCTCTGCCAAAAGAGTTCACATGATAGTACTCTAGAGGGTAAAGATGGTGAAGAAGGGAAGAAAGAGCAAGAGAGAGAAAAATCGAAACAGAAACGGAATGAATGtgaaagtgaaaaaaaaggcGAAGGGATAATGAGAAATAAACAGGAGGAAAAAATCGATCTAGTGCTAAATCAGATAAACGTTTATTTctctaattttatattaacattttaccCCCATTTTTTGAAGTCAAGTTTAtcatatgatattttttttaaattgtttaaCATGTATcttaatttgtatttaataagtaaaaagaataaaaccATTTCGGTAAGATCTCCTGTgtatttaattcttttaatctTTGTTCACTATACTAACGTGAGTAAATACATGATGTTTTCATACTTTACTACcctaataaattattttaagtcGACTGATCCATCTGAAGTGTTCTGGGTGGACGCGCTAAGTCATGAAACCGTTTTACTGCTTTGGAGGTAAAGGATGAAAAGACATATGAGGAAAAAgcggaaaaaaaataaagcaaaacaaaaaaaaatataacagtaCAAAACTAAATGAGCAGCAGTTTGCGTATTAAtgcattctttttttttttacattaacaCAACTGtgttttctaaattttttattcatttggaCGTGTACCTCTTTTGTTGTAACTTTATGCCATTTTGTTGAAATtgtttgattttttttttcttttctttcattttgtaGAGAAAGCGTGGAATATTTTCTGCAAAACAGCAGCAAGGAAGAAGGGGTTTTATTTGATGACGTGCTAGTTAAGTGCGACACGCAGtcaatttatttgttttatcaGATGTTAGTTTTTAACGTCATTTAATGGAATTTGTTATTTAGAGGGaaattaaggaaaaataagaaaaaataagaaaaattaaggaaaaataagaaaaaataaggaaaaataagaaaaaacgagaaaaaataagaaaaattaaggaaaaataagaaaaaataagaaaaaataagaaaaaacgaGAAAATAccagaaaaaatgaaaaaaaataaataagaataaaaaaggaaaaaaaaaaaagtattatttttttgtctaATTAACATAAAAGTGCATTTTCATTCGTTTGCACACGcgttatttcattttattttattttttttattttttaaagtgttcgaacttttttgtttataagtGGTATGCAGTGTATgctatataattctttactTAGACGATTATACAAACGTTTACTCAGTCATTTACCCAACTGTTTATacaaatgttttattttttttcttcttttttttttttttttgtgtcgtaacatattttttggtATCGCTGCTTTGAAAATTAAGTCaaccttttctttttttttttcatttttaaattatctttcttcttttaGTTTGAATTGTTTTGAAATTTTAATGCTGAATTAAGgccttttattatttttttttttttttggttcaACCGATTTGAAGCTTTTCCTCCTTTCCTATTCCACTCAGCATCATTTCCACTTTTCCAGCATTCCTTCCTTATGGGAAACCTTTTTGCCCGTTCATCTGCGCACATCCTTATCCGTCCTTCCGAGGAGCTTTAAGTGGAGCTGATTAATTTCgtcaaaaattatttgcgtgaacaacaaaataattttcaatttatttaaatcgCTTTTGTCTAAAGATTTGAAGTAGTTTCTTCGGTTGTAGCGAATGTATAAAGCAAAGTAAGCCACTACTAATAGCATGTTGACAGCTATGAAGAGGGAATTTTTGTTATAAGATGCTAAGAAAAGAAagtatttagaaaaaatactAAAGAATAGTTCAGgtttaatgaaattaaagTATACTAATAAATCATATCTGAGTAAAGATATGATAAAGCCAAAAAATATAGccatatatttgaaaaaataaaattttatattttgtattcgTAAggatctattttttttaattatttcattattatctGATATTTTCTTTAAGCAACTATTTTGAATATTCTGTAGGTCTCTcttaagcatatatatactttggTTAGTCTTTAAATCTATGCTTTCGTCGATTTTGAACAACAATTCATGAATCATGTTTAACTCTTTCACGTCTTCATTTCTCATTCGCATGTAGTTGAAGTTTCGGTTATTTGAGTGCGTATAAGGATAATTGCTCGGTTCATATTGGGGATGGACTTGTGGATGATCCCGATGGTGCACTCGTTGATGCAGTCTCGCTTCTTCACCTACGTGGTAGTATTTCCCTTTCGATGAGTAAGGGGAGCTTTCCCTTGGATCGTTTTCCACAAGGTAGTTAGAGGCCCTttcattatttgtattatatacacTATCTGTTATGTAAGAATTTCTGCTAATTTCATTAATACCCCGaaatttattgttatttatatacgaCACATGTTCAATACTATCATTGTAGCAGTCATCATTGTTATTCTTATTTCCCTTACTAAGGAGGATAAAATCTTCAGGTATGCTTCTCCTCTGTggataatttttctttttgttaaaacgattattatttataacatcATGTGTATTATAGTTTGTGGTATCATTTTGCATCATTCCAGTATATTCTGTATGTTCATACTGTATATTACAGCTAAACCTCTTTCTCCTATCGTGGTTACAATGAATATTACTTTCTTCGTATTTCCACTTCtctctttttaataaatcataAGGCATTTCTGgtaaatatatagttaaaAATTCGAGGATTTTATATGCATTACCATTACTACTTCCACTTGCACTTTCACCTCTGTTGCCATTACTATtgatattgttattactattgatATTGTTATTgatattgttattgttattgatGTTACTACTTCTCTTTCTGGTGCCAGTAGTGATGGCATCATCCGGGTTGATATATCTCATTTTGTGTGCGTTGTCCAacttttgcattttttctaCGTTAACAACCCTCCTACTGCCATTCGCAGTGATGTACCTATTTATTGTGGTATGGACTAAGCTATAAACTGTTGTTACGACTTCATacattaatacaaataaaaagatgCTCATGTTCTTTAGACCGTCACTATagttaattttcttttcaaatatattctCTAGACgattattttcctttacaTGTTTGCTtctatttaattcatttataataCCATCCCTTTCTTGGTAACTGTTACTTGTTCTTTCTACATATTCTAGTTGATGATTATTCCTTTTGTAAACTTTTGCAAATACAtcatttctttcattttttacatcACTCCTTACAAAATTTCCTTCATAATTCTGTCCATCGTTGTAATTGAAATGACCCCCATGATGAGTTGTATCCTCCTGTCTTCTCCAATGCTTAGCAGCTTTGTTACTATTTTGGTCCGTCTCTTCTGATCCCATTATCTTTTCTTTAAACGAGTTGTAGCTTGTGGTTAGGATCTTTTTAAGTATGCTTttctcttcctttttttcttcctcttttCCGGCATTTATTCTCACTGTGCTTTCTGCACGGATTGGTCCACTCATTACTCCGCAGTTTTCTTCAGTTTCGTCTTTTTCTTCGACCTCCGCTTGATCGTAACCCCCCATCCAACGGCCGGCGCTTCTTCTGCTGGTGTATCTACTAAATGGGGACTTCTCTTCTACCCCGTCCTCCCCTGTAATGTTGTTCAAATAGTATGAGCCAGAACTGGGAGCATTTATACCCTTTCTTTTTATAGATCCTTTTTCAGTGGTATTTTTTTGGCTTGTTATCATTTTAGCTAGCATGTTAGGAAAGAGGAGCACATTTTGAAAGGATCTGATTGatctattaaataatatatttattttttccattttgtttttgttaaaaaagcTTTTTCCATGTCTTTGTATAGTTTCATCCTCGTAGTCATTAAATTCCTCATCCTCCTTTCTTTTATTTGAAGTATCATTTAAGGActgatatttaaaaatgttcagATTTCTAAGAAAGTATTGAGTCAGGTAAAATACAACTCTGtatagatttatttttttaattatatctaTTCTAGTTAAACATATGGtaactttatttatttgattatctagtaaataattaattattcttaagagtctattatttattgaaaatttattcgagtcaacaaaaatgaatattaggTCAACATATTTTGATAAgttcataataatttcatcATATTCTACATTGCTCATATCATCAATTCCACTTCCATCATCAATACCGCTAGTATCAATAAAAGACACTGAGTTTACtctgttcatatatttagtcaaattattttgatagtataattttccatatatatattttttaatatcatgcCCTTTTTTTCGTAGTTGTTGAAAGGGCTTgaacaaataataacaatgttCTCCTGAAAACATGATTTTTTTCCCCCCTCCTCCACAAGAATCATTCTCATTATAACAGTGGTCATCCACATTATGGTGGGTGGGGCCATTCATATCATGGTCTATGTAACGATCACCGCGAGTGTTACCGCGAGTGTTACCGCAAGTGTTTTCATAAGTGCCTCCATACTTGCCGCCATACGTGCTATCATAATTAGCATGAGCTTTTCCATAATATTGCGCTTTCCCCGTATAATGGCCGTAACCCTCATCTGTTAACCTGTTCACGACCCCAAACTGATAATTCTGATTTTgcaatttattaaattgaaACTTGAAATTGCTCTTAATGTCTACATAGGTAATTTGATTTTTCTTGGCAAGACTACTAGTGTTTTGCACGTAAGTCTCACTGAACCAGTTGATAAAGGAACTCTTACCACTTTGTGTATTTCCTAGTAATAGAATAGtagtttttttatgaaaaacggatatatctacatttaaatattcgcttattaaatttaagtttaaatcatttatacacaaattgttgttattattatttacactttttaaatttttatatcttgattctttgtaatatatttcatcaaTTCGATCCAGCACATCACGTATAAAATCTCCTTCTTCATACTCAATGTTATTTGTATTACTATCCCTGTTATTCCAATTTATACCTTGAtgactttttaaattttcctttaCATCTGCTTGTACATTTAGAGGCATGTTCTTATTTCTTTCTTCACTCTTGCAACTGAAGCAACATGAATTGGCGCTATCTTCTTCGACACAATCTTTTATACAATCTTTTATATAGTCCTTTGacaatttttcctttctaACTCTATAATTcgataataatttattatatttttcaaacattatttcgtttttttcctctttatttttgcatttttcgttccgatttttattctttagtAATTGTTCTATGTTGTTTCGATATTTTTCACCCTCTTCATCATTATATGTTTCGTAGtaagaattattatatgagttaaaattaatttctcTTTGTTCATCATCATATTCTTCTTCGTCAAATTCATCGTCGTCATCCTCCTCCTCCTCCTCGTCCACTTCGTAATCTTCATCATCATCCTCAtcctcttcttcctcttcttcctcttcttcctcttcttcctcttcctccTCTTCCTCCTCTTCCTCTTCCTCTTCACTTTCATCTAATACTTCTTCTACCTCCTCCAAGTTACTCTTAACTTGATCTATTCCTCCAGATTGCCCCTTTTTACACTCACTAGTACTCACTACACCTTTATTGTCTTTTTTCTCTGCTAATAtgtaatttccttttttctctaaaggatctttatttaataagcctaaaatttttttcttgttatgCAGAATGTTTTTGTAGTTGTTTaagtttattttgttattctcGTCATTTTCGTCCTTagaatacatttttataatttgaaaTGGGGAAACGAAGAGTAGTGTATAGACGTCGAAACAGGCTCATGCAGGGATGAGAATAGCGAACTTCTATGCAATAAGGCGAATGTAAAGGTGTGTGCACCTCTAATAATGCGTGTGGAGAgatggaaataaaaagattatgAAGCAAAGAGAAAAAAGCATTCACGTGTTAACATAAAACTGTAAATATACACTCGaagtaatatatgtatgtatatatatatatatatatatatatatatatatatatatatgtatgtacgtacaatggtatgtatgcatttaaGCATGCGTACTATTCTATACTTGAACGAATTAACGCgaaggggaaaaaatagaagaactATTtgtgaaaaggaaaatgcagcttcacatatatatgtgtgggCAATTATCCACCTAcacataaattttattttatcgtttttatttgataaaaTGTAAGATATTTGTCTGCTTGATATATTGCAGCGCTATCTAGCATTCatgcttattttatttttatgcctatttattttactattaatactgcaaataattttgctattattttttctaataatttatctttttttttcttatgcGCCTCTGA
This genomic window contains:
- the PmUG01_08033500 gene encoding conserved Plasmodium protein, unknown function; translated protein: MYSKDENDENNKINLNNYKNILHNKKKILGLLNKDPLEKKGNYILAEKKDNKGVVSTSECKKGQSGGIDQVKSNLEEVEEVLDESEEEEEEEEEEEEEEEEEEEEEEEEDEDDDEDYEVDEEEEEDDDDEFDEEEYDDEQREINFNSYNNSYYETYNDEEGEKYRNNIEQLLKNKNRNEKCKNKEEKNEIMFEKYNKLLSNYRVRKEKLSKDYIKDCIKDCVEEDSANSCCFSCKSEERNKNMPLNVQADVKENLKSHQGINWNNRDSNTNNIEYEEGDFIRDVLDRIDEIYYKESRYKNLKSVNNNNNNLCINDLNLNLISEYLNVDISVFHKKTTILLLGNTQSGKSSFINWFSETYVQNTSSLAKKNQITYVDIKSNFKFQFNKLQNQNYQFGVVNRLTDEGYGHYTGKAQYYGKAHANYDSTYGGKYGGTYENTCGNTRGNTRGDRYIDHDMNGPTHHNVDDHCYNENDSCGGGGKKIMFSGEHCYYLFKPFQQLRKKGHDIKKYIYGKLYYQNNLTKYMNRVNSVSFIDTSGIDDGSGIDDMSNVEYDEIIMNLSKYVDLIFIFVDSNKFSINNRLLRIINYLLDNQINKVTICLTRIDIIKKINLYRVVFYLTQYFLRNLNIFKYQSLNDTSNKRKEDEEFNDYEDETIQRHGKSFFNKNKMEKINILFNRSIRSFQNVLLFPNMLAKMITSQKNTTEKGSIKRKGINAPSSGSYYLNNITGEDGVEEKSPFSRYTSRRSAGRWMGGYDQAEVEEKDETEENCGVMSGPIRAESTVRINAGKEEEKKEEKSILKKILTTSYNSFKEKIMGSEETDQNSNKAAKHWRRQEDTTHHGGHFNYNDGQNYEGNFVRSDVKNERNDVFAKVYKRNNHQLEYVERTSNSYQERDGIINELNRSKHVKENNRLENIFEKKINYSDGLKNMSIFLFVLMYEVVTTVYSLVHTTINRYITANGSRRVVNVEKMQKLDNAHKMRYINPDDAITTGTRKRSSNINNNNNINNNINSNNNINSNGNRGESASGSSNGNAYKILEFLTIYLPEMPYDLLKREKWKYEESNIHCNHDRRKRFSCNIQYEHTEYTGMMQNDTTNYNTHDVINNNRFNKKKNYPQRRSIPEDFILLSKGNKNNNDDCYNDSIEHVSYINNNKFRGINEISRNSYITDSVYNTNNERASNYLVENDPRESSPYSSKGKYYHVGEEARLHQRVHHRDHPQVHPQYEPSNYPYTHSNNRNFNYMRMRNEDVKELNMIHELLFKIDESIDLKTNQSIYMLKRDLQNIQNSCLKKISDNNEIIKKNRSLRIQNIKFYFFKYMAIFFGFIISLLRYDLLVYFNFIKPELFFSIFSKYFLFLASYNKNSLFIAVNMLLVVAYFALYIRYNRRNYFKSLDKSDLNKLKIILLFTQIIFDEINQLHLKLLGRTDKDVRR